Below is a genomic region from Planctomycetia bacterium.
CATCTGCATGAGTGACAATATGGATTCCTGCATACGGGCCCCGCCACCTGAACCACTCACAATGATCACCGGCAGTTTCAATGCTGTCGCCTGCTCAACCGCATAAGTGAGCTTTTCGCCAACTACCGAACCCATGCTGCCTGCCATAAAGGTGAAATCAGTTATTCCCAATACCACACCACGACCGCGAATGAAGCCCTTACCCACCACGGCGGCTTCCGTCATTCCGGTTTTGTTCATCTCATCCTTGAGGCGTTTCATATAGGGCTTGCGATCAACAAAGCCTATGGGATCAACCGATCGCAAGTCGGAGCACCATTCTTCAAAGCTGCCTTCATCCAGCAAGCTGGCTATGCGGGCACCGGCAGGCATCGTGAAATGATGGTTACACTGCGGGCAGCAATGCAGCTTCTGTTCAGCTTCCTTACGATAGATCGTATTTTTGC
It encodes:
- a CDS encoding acetyl-CoA carboxylase carboxyltransferase subunit beta, whose translation is MLPVDRPKRGVPEGLFTLCPGCKNTIYRKEAEQKLHCCPQCNHHFTMPAGARIASLLDEGSFEEWCSDLRSVDPIGFVDRKPYMKRLKDEMNKTGMTEAAVVGKGFIRGRGVVLGITDFTFMAGSMGSVVGEKLTYAVEQATALKLPVIIVSGSGGGARMQESILSLMQMAKVSAALARHDAAKGLYISVLTNPTMGGAAASFATLGDIILAEPKAMIGFAGRRTIWNTVRMELPEDFQTSEFLLEHGFVDRIVPRSELRTEIARLIDFCEN